One Vibrio campbellii CAIM 519 = NBRC 15631 = ATCC 25920 genomic window carries:
- a CDS encoding extracellular solute-binding protein: MKKLFLASTLSALSFGAMSATLPTDLNWQTNWDEPQYGSPEAKRGGTYRTYMSSFPQTLRSVGPDANSGLRSFILDETPGLVVRHPDTLEFIPELANEWALAGDNKTVYFKLNPEAKWSDGKPVTADDFVFMLKFYRSKDILEPWYNDYYNKTVADVIKFDDHTFAVEAAKELNPEELLLRMGALRPRPAHFYANPKKDENGDGIHDNFVRYYNFKSEPTTSAYYLDDIKKGKSVTFKHVGEDWWGYTNKYYENRYNVDKIRITVIRDNDIAKKHFEKGSLDAFGLVLPSLWHDKSNTAPYQKGYIQKFWGYNQYPVGAGGVWMNTAMPLLDDLNIRKGITYAIDFDGMIENIMRGDYSRKPNPTGYGHGKYTLPDAKAPKFDPEKAAEAFAAAGFDKIGSDGIRVNDKGQRLSFELTYATPVHTPRIAFVREQAKLAGLDIELKLIDGSSMFKYVREKKHDLAFFDMGTSEIPTYWEYFHSVNANKPQTNSFTNYSTPELDEKIIEYRFNMDMDKKIQLGHEIQRDIIDAHVIVPGYMVPYVRYGHWSWLKLPEKPMNRMTEALFSGGIIGDGTYWIDKDAKKQTQKAMKSGKTFEPVVVVDDTYKL, encoded by the coding sequence ATGAAAAAATTATTTTTAGCGTCCACGCTGAGCGCCCTAAGTTTTGGTGCGATGTCAGCAACGCTACCGACTGACTTAAACTGGCAAACAAACTGGGATGAGCCGCAATATGGCTCGCCTGAAGCGAAACGTGGCGGGACTTATCGTACTTACATGTCGAGCTTTCCGCAGACTCTACGTAGCGTCGGCCCGGATGCGAACTCTGGCTTGCGTTCGTTCATCTTGGACGAGACGCCAGGGTTGGTGGTTCGCCACCCAGACACCCTAGAATTTATCCCTGAGCTGGCCAATGAGTGGGCACTAGCTGGTGATAATAAGACGGTTTACTTCAAACTAAACCCAGAAGCGAAATGGTCCGATGGCAAACCAGTCACGGCAGACGATTTTGTTTTCATGCTTAAGTTCTATCGTTCGAAAGACATTCTCGAGCCTTGGTATAACGATTACTACAACAAAACTGTCGCTGATGTGATTAAGTTTGATGATCATACGTTCGCCGTTGAGGCAGCGAAAGAGCTTAATCCTGAAGAGTTACTGTTAAGAATGGGAGCGCTGCGTCCTCGTCCTGCTCATTTCTATGCGAATCCAAAGAAAGATGAGAACGGTGATGGTATTCACGACAACTTTGTCCGTTATTACAACTTCAAGAGCGAGCCTACGACCAGTGCTTACTACCTAGACGATATCAAAAAAGGTAAAAGCGTAACCTTTAAGCACGTCGGTGAGGACTGGTGGGGTTACACCAATAAGTACTACGAGAACCGCTATAACGTAGACAAGATTCGCATCACGGTTATTCGTGATAACGACATCGCCAAGAAGCACTTCGAAAAAGGCAGTTTAGATGCGTTTGGCCTTGTGCTACCAAGTTTATGGCATGACAAGTCCAATACCGCACCTTATCAAAAAGGCTACATCCAGAAGTTTTGGGGTTACAACCAATACCCTGTTGGCGCTGGCGGCGTTTGGATGAACACCGCAATGCCATTATTGGATGATTTAAACATCCGTAAGGGTATTACATACGCGATCGATTTTGATGGCATGATCGAAAACATCATGCGCGGTGATTACAGCCGTAAGCCGAACCCAACAGGCTATGGCCACGGTAAATACACCCTGCCAGATGCGAAAGCACCAAAGTTTGACCCAGAAAAAGCGGCTGAAGCATTTGCAGCAGCTGGTTTCGATAAGATTGGCTCAGACGGTATCCGTGTTAACGACAAAGGCCAGCGTTTGAGCTTTGAGCTGACCTACGCGACACCTGTTCATACACCACGTATTGCCTTTGTGCGTGAGCAAGCCAAGTTGGCTGGCTTGGATATTGAACTTAAATTGATCGATGGCTCATCGATGTTTAAATACGTACGCGAGAAAAAGCACGATTTAGCGTTTTTCGATATGGGTACGTCTGAGATCCCAACATATTGGGAGTACTTCCACTCAGTGAATGCCAATAAGCCACAGACTAACTCGTTCACAAACTACAGCACACCAGAGCTTGATGAGAAAATCATCGAGTACCGTTTCAATATGGACATGGATAAGAAGATCCAATTGGGTCATGAAATCCAACGCGACATCATTGACGCGCACGTGATTGTTCCGGGTTATATGGTGCCATACGTTCGTTACGGCCACTGGAGCTGGTTGAAACTGCCAGAGAAGCCAATGAACCGAATGACAGAAGCGTTGTTCAGTGGCGGCATTATTGGTGATGGTACGTACTGGATTGATAAGGACGCTAAGAAACAAACCCAAAAGGCGATGAAGTCGGGTAAAACCTTTGAACCGGTTGTTGTCGTTGATGACACGTATAAGCTGTAA
- a CDS encoding ABC transporter permease subunit, with amino-acid sequence MLSYFLRRLALVIPTFLGITILIFAITRFVPGGPVERMLSQMQAQGDGAASMTSAGGNTALSDEQIAELNAFYGLDKPVMEAYVEWLSRLVTLDLGESTRYYEPVSDMIAERLPVSLFYGGMTFFISYFISIPLGYYKALKHGSVFDSASSILIFVGYALPGYVVGVLLITLFSYHLEWFPMGGFVGDDFDDYETFFERAKDIMWHAVLPLICYLIGDFATLTMTMKNNLMENLSSDYIRTAIAKGLPFKKAVRKHALRNSLIPIASHFGNSLLFFMTGAFLIEVIFNIDGIGLLGYESIMERDYPVVMGIVAINAVLLLIGNIISDICVALVDPRVKFGA; translated from the coding sequence ATGCTGTCGTACTTTTTACGCCGTTTAGCGCTGGTGATCCCAACGTTTCTCGGAATTACCATTCTTATCTTCGCGATCACTCGATTTGTTCCCGGTGGGCCAGTAGAGCGAATGCTTTCGCAAATGCAAGCACAAGGTGATGGCGCCGCTTCAATGACCTCAGCTGGTGGTAACACCGCACTTTCTGATGAGCAAATCGCAGAACTTAATGCGTTTTACGGTTTAGATAAACCAGTTATGGAAGCGTATGTTGAGTGGTTGAGTCGCTTGGTTACGCTTGATTTGGGTGAATCTACCCGATACTACGAACCGGTATCTGACATGATTGCCGAGCGTTTACCTGTATCTCTGTTTTATGGCGGAATGACCTTTTTTATCAGTTACTTTATCTCAATTCCGCTTGGTTACTATAAAGCGTTGAAGCATGGCTCCGTGTTTGACTCCGCTTCTTCCATTCTTATCTTCGTTGGCTACGCCTTACCGGGTTATGTGGTTGGTGTTTTGCTGATTACGCTATTCAGTTATCACCTAGAATGGTTCCCAATGGGGGGCTTTGTTGGCGATGATTTTGATGATTACGAAACCTTCTTTGAGCGCGCAAAAGACATTATGTGGCATGCTGTATTGCCTCTGATCTGTTACTTGATTGGTGACTTCGCAACGCTGACGATGACGATGAAAAACAACCTGATGGAAAACTTATCGTCAGATTACATTCGTACTGCGATAGCTAAAGGTTTACCGTTTAAGAAAGCGGTACGTAAGCACGCTTTGCGCAATAGCTTGATTCCTATCGCTTCTCACTTTGGTAATTCACTTTTGTTTTTTATGACAGGTGCGTTCCTTATCGAAGTAATCTTTAACATTGATGGTATCGGTCTGCTTGGTTATGAATCCATCATGGAGCGTGACTACCCTGTAGTAATGGGCATCGTAGCTATCAACGCGGTATTACTGCTGATTGGTAATATCATTTCAGATATCTGTGTTGCTTTAGTCGACCCACGTGTGAAGTTTGGAGCGTAA
- a CDS encoding TonB-dependent receptor plug domain-containing protein, giving the protein MYKNTTALSVAISLALGTAAVAPLAAQAEEQQVEKLQKMKVTGSRLTRASMEGSTPVAVIGRAEIERAGDISIADVLRKSSFNSFGSYSESSGSSWQSQATMSLRGLGASRTLVLINGKRLPGSATMGGGAANLNVIPAAIVERVEVMADGGSAVYGSDAVAGVVNVILKDEFDGINVTVGGGIPSQEGGDEQNFSIVTGTSGEKGNIYFSFEHDSKGEIYQRDRDYLSSKNTSSDNYFDMSGVSIYGRNVYHDGKLKPLNGYETDAKCDSSKGFVGVTEYPGLGPMCGYDYTSEAAQTASLERNTVFVNGNIFLSDTTTFNAQMLLSRNESFGRFAPAAGYFEVDPTTSGGADFFTENGLDPSKGPASVYYRFTNVGTRDTNVTDFQADMKAGLDGSFYTDGFGEVIWETGYHLNYSNSNERGTGYVLRSPAEALANSGQFVNGEFSADATKDLAATTARESQMEMHQINGGLQFDLADIGDVTIPLYIGAEATTYDYFDQYDSQSEAGNIIGSAGNSAAGDRQTYALFAESLIAFTDELEMNVALRYDHYSDFGSAVSPKASFRYQPLDNLMFRAGAGMGFRAPSLSNLYGADSESNDYAKDYVYCEDQGISDADCPEKQYTTTRTSNEDLDAETSTSFNFGVSYSPIEDLALTADYYNIRIEDTIVMNTLQSMIDQERSSGQPNSNITRDSAGSITHAVVPLSNIGDLETSGIDLKVNYLYDFDVATVRYDFAGTYVLDYSSPEYVNGPTNNKVGRNGLPEYRFQTGVGFNILSDHDIYLSADHIASQAQDVDKNYNKTGKIPSYTTFNVAYNYMAPWDAKLTAGVRNLTDEDPAFEADGVTYNDELYSIQGRVFFVNYSQNF; this is encoded by the coding sequence ATGTATAAAAACACAACCGCTTTATCTGTTGCGATCAGCCTTGCACTGGGAACCGCAGCAGTGGCACCTCTAGCAGCACAGGCAGAAGAGCAGCAAGTTGAAAAACTTCAAAAAATGAAAGTTACTGGTTCGCGTCTAACGCGTGCGTCTATGGAAGGAAGCACACCAGTAGCGGTTATCGGCCGAGCAGAAATTGAGCGCGCCGGTGATATCTCTATCGCTGATGTACTACGTAAATCTTCATTCAACTCTTTCGGTTCATACAGCGAAAGTTCAGGTAGCTCTTGGCAGAGCCAAGCAACCATGTCACTACGTGGTCTAGGTGCTTCACGAACACTTGTTCTAATCAACGGTAAGCGTCTACCAGGTTCTGCAACAATGGGCGGCGGCGCAGCAAACCTGAACGTCATTCCAGCAGCTATCGTTGAGCGCGTAGAGGTAATGGCCGATGGTGGTTCTGCAGTATACGGTTCAGACGCTGTTGCAGGTGTTGTGAACGTAATTCTAAAAGACGAGTTTGACGGCATTAACGTAACTGTTGGTGGCGGCATCCCTTCGCAAGAAGGCGGTGACGAACAAAACTTCTCTATCGTAACGGGTACTTCTGGCGAAAAAGGTAATATTTACTTCTCGTTTGAACACGATTCCAAAGGCGAGATCTACCAAAGAGACCGTGACTACTTGAGCTCAAAGAATACTAGCTCAGATAACTACTTTGACATGTCTGGCGTAAGTATTTACGGCCGTAACGTATATCATGATGGCAAACTAAAGCCTCTGAACGGTTATGAAACTGATGCGAAGTGTGACTCTTCTAAAGGCTTCGTGGGTGTTACTGAATACCCTGGTCTTGGCCCTATGTGTGGTTATGATTACACCTCAGAAGCAGCTCAAACCGCTTCTCTTGAACGAAATACAGTTTTTGTAAATGGTAATATTTTCCTATCAGATACAACAACCTTTAACGCACAAATGCTTTTAAGCCGTAACGAAAGCTTCGGTCGTTTTGCCCCAGCAGCGGGTTACTTTGAAGTTGATCCTACAACATCAGGCGGCGCTGATTTCTTTACAGAGAACGGCTTGGACCCATCTAAGGGCCCTGCAAGTGTTTACTACCGTTTTACGAACGTAGGTACGCGTGACACAAACGTTACGGATTTCCAAGCGGATATGAAAGCGGGTCTAGACGGCTCCTTCTATACTGACGGATTTGGTGAGGTAATCTGGGAAACAGGCTACCACCTTAACTACTCAAACAGTAATGAACGCGGTACTGGCTATGTTCTACGCTCACCAGCAGAAGCATTGGCTAACTCTGGTCAATTCGTAAATGGCGAGTTTAGTGCTGACGCGACTAAAGATCTGGCCGCGACTACTGCTCGTGAATCGCAAATGGAAATGCACCAGATCAATGGTGGTTTACAGTTCGACCTAGCAGATATCGGTGATGTAACCATTCCACTATACATTGGTGCTGAAGCAACAACGTATGACTACTTTGACCAATACGATTCACAAAGTGAAGCGGGTAACATCATTGGTAGTGCTGGTAACTCAGCTGCTGGTGACCGCCAAACATACGCACTCTTTGCAGAGTCTCTGATCGCATTCACAGATGAGCTAGAAATGAACGTAGCACTACGCTACGACCACTACAGCGACTTCGGTAGTGCTGTTTCACCAAAAGCATCATTCCGTTACCAGCCTCTCGACAACTTAATGTTCCGAGCTGGCGCAGGTATGGGCTTCCGCGCTCCTTCTCTAAGCAACCTTTACGGTGCGGATAGCGAATCAAATGACTACGCAAAAGACTACGTTTACTGTGAAGACCAAGGTATCTCTGATGCAGATTGTCCTGAGAAGCAGTACACAACAACGCGTACATCAAATGAAGATCTAGATGCTGAAACATCAACATCATTTAACTTCGGTGTAAGCTACTCGCCAATCGAAGATCTAGCGTTAACAGCGGATTACTACAATATCCGTATTGAAGACACTATCGTGATGAACACGCTACAGAGCATGATTGACCAAGAGCGTAGCAGTGGTCAGCCAAACTCGAATATTACGCGTGACTCTGCGGGCAGCATTACGCACGCTGTAGTTCCACTATCAAACATCGGTGACCTTGAAACATCGGGTATCGACTTGAAAGTAAACTACCTATACGACTTTGATGTTGCAACTGTACGTTATGACTTTGCTGGTACTTACGTACTAGATTACAGCAGCCCTGAATATGTTAATGGCCCAACAAACAACAAAGTCGGCCGTAACGGTCTTCCTGAGTACCGTTTCCAAACGGGTGTTGGCTTCAATATCTTGAGTGATCACGATATTTACCTATCGGCTGATCACATTGCCTCTCAAGCACAAGACGTAGATAAGAACTACAACAAGACCGGCAAGATCCCAAGCTACACAACGTTCAACGTAGCCTACAACTACATGGCACCTTGGGATGCAAAACTAACAGCAGGTGTACGTAACCTAACTGACGAAGATCCAGCATTTGAAGCAGATGGTGTTACATACAACGATGAACTGTACAGTATTCAAGGCCGTGTATTCTTCGTTAACTACTCTCAAAACTTTTAA
- a CDS encoding ABC transporter permease, giving the protein MIKVSPLTQKKIRHFKEIKRGYWSFLILSTMLILSLFAELLINSKALMVKYDGSYYFPVVSDVRLGSEFGQASSSEADYRELQKVFEAEGGDNFVILPIVPWNPYEQDFSGDFPPTAPDAENKHYLGTDVIGRDILARLVYGFRTAMGFALLTMAISYAIGTAVGCAMGFWGGKFDLFVQRLIEVWSMVPFLYVIMILVSIVQPTFTLFVAINVLFGWMGMTWYMRTMTYKESAREYVMAARALGASTGRILFNHILPNTMVMIVTLAPFTIAANITALTALDYLGLGLMPPTPSWGELLQQGKSNLDSPWIVSSVVTSIVLVLVMVTFIGEAIRAAFDPKKFTRYV; this is encoded by the coding sequence ATGATTAAAGTTAGCCCATTAACTCAAAAGAAAATCCGTCACTTTAAAGAAATCAAACGTGGCTACTGGTCGTTTTTGATCTTATCCACCATGTTGATCCTTTCTCTGTTTGCAGAGCTGTTGATCAACAGTAAAGCTTTAATGGTGAAGTACGATGGTAGTTACTATTTCCCAGTCGTCAGTGATGTACGTTTAGGTAGCGAGTTTGGCCAAGCTTCTTCGAGTGAAGCCGATTATCGAGAGCTGCAGAAAGTATTTGAAGCTGAAGGCGGCGATAACTTCGTGATTCTACCGATTGTTCCTTGGAACCCATACGAGCAAGACTTCAGTGGTGATTTCCCTCCAACGGCACCCGATGCTGAAAATAAACACTACCTAGGTACGGATGTAATCGGTCGTGATATTTTGGCTCGATTGGTTTACGGCTTCCGTACTGCGATGGGATTTGCGCTACTAACAATGGCAATCTCTTATGCGATTGGTACTGCCGTTGGCTGTGCTATGGGCTTCTGGGGCGGTAAGTTCGACCTGTTTGTTCAACGCTTGATCGAAGTGTGGTCTATGGTGCCGTTCTTGTACGTCATCATGATCTTGGTATCCATTGTGCAACCCACCTTTACCTTGTTCGTCGCCATTAACGTACTGTTTGGTTGGATGGGGATGACTTGGTACATGCGTACCATGACTTATAAAGAATCGGCTCGCGAATATGTGATGGCAGCGCGTGCGCTAGGAGCATCAACAGGTCGTATTCTGTTTAATCATATCCTACCAAACACCATGGTGATGATAGTGACGCTTGCGCCATTTACTATCGCGGCCAATATCACGGCACTGACCGCACTAGATTACCTAGGCCTTGGTCTGATGCCACCAACACCAAGTTGGGGTGAACTGCTGCAGCAAGGTAAGTCAAACCTAGACTCGCCATGGATTGTGTCTTCAGTAGTGACTTCAATTGTACTGGTGCTGGTGATGGTGACCTTTATCGGTGAAGCAATCCGAGCAGCTTTCGACCCGAAAAAATTCACACGCTATGTTTAA
- a CDS encoding DUF3450 domain-containing protein produces MTLKEFGVSAVTAAILSVSGAAIAADSGTVVANQTKTTKSSQASQQKIDGYAESAESMLAEYKGLLRQIDSMKVYNEQINRMVQSQQGELDSLNSQIAQIDQTATEVVPLTLKMIDALDEFVVLDLPFQKEERTKRVNELRDLMDRADVTTSEKFRKVMEAYQIEEGFSRSIESYKASLERNGETVTYDFLRIGRTALLFQSPDGGETGMWNQQTRQWESLPENYRIAVQQGLRIAKKQAPPALIKLPVFAGEE; encoded by the coding sequence ATGACGTTAAAGGAATTTGGCGTAAGTGCAGTTACTGCCGCAATTTTATCGGTAAGTGGAGCAGCTATTGCTGCAGACTCCGGTACTGTTGTCGCTAACCAAACAAAGACAACGAAGTCTTCTCAGGCTTCACAACAAAAAATCGACGGATATGCTGAAAGTGCGGAAAGCATGCTAGCTGAATACAAAGGCTTGCTTCGCCAAATTGACAGCATGAAAGTCTACAACGAACAAATCAATCGCATGGTTCAATCTCAGCAGGGAGAGCTGGATTCATTGAACAGTCAGATTGCTCAAATCGACCAAACGGCGACTGAGGTTGTACCTTTGACGCTGAAAATGATTGATGCACTTGATGAATTCGTCGTACTCGACCTTCCTTTCCAAAAAGAAGAGCGTACTAAGCGTGTCAATGAACTGCGTGACCTAATGGACCGTGCAGACGTAACGACTTCAGAAAAATTCCGTAAAGTGATGGAAGCGTATCAAATCGAAGAAGGCTTCTCTCGCTCAATTGAATCTTACAAAGCTAGCCTAGAGCGCAACGGTGAGACCGTGACTTACGACTTCCTACGTATTGGTCGTACTGCGCTTTTATTCCAATCTCCGGATGGCGGTGAAACAGGAATGTGGAATCAACAAACCCGTCAATGGGAGTCACTACCTGAAAACTACCGTATCGCTGTACAGCAAGGCCTTCGTATCGCTAAGAAACAAGCGCCACCAGCGCTGATCAAACTGCCTGTATTTGCTGGGGAGGAATAA